CAGCCTAGAGCGGCTATCCGGGTAAGGTGGCACGGTCAGCGGCATTCACCCAAACACAATACCATCTAACCGATCACTTTCGCGAAGGATCGTTCCAGCGCGTGTATCGACGGAACAGCGAGGTTGGGTCCGGCTTCTCCTCCGGCTTGGGCTTCACCAGCTTCTGCGGCGCCATGTGGTATTCGATCGCATCCTTGCCGAGGCAGATTTGCTTCAGGTTCTGCACGAACAGCGACACGTCGCCGAAGTAGTTGGGGTAGGTCTCCACCAGGCCATCCATCCGATCGACCTCAACCATGACCACGCGGGAGTCGTCCTGTCCAGTTTCGACCAGCCGCTCTATGGCGCTCACCATCGTCGAAGCATCGCTCTCGCTGCTGAACGACGTGACATCAACCGTCTTCTCAACACGGCGGTAGCGGATCACGTAGAACTGACCTTTGTCGTAGTCGTAGTTCTCGGCGTAGTGCGCCAAAATCTTGATGTTATCGAGCAACTGGGCGGCACCCAGAACGTGATCCAGCTCTCGCAACTCCTTCAGGCAGTCGCTGCGGCTCGGCATCCCCTGTGGACCGGCGCATCCCTCCACGCGGGCAAACTCTCCCGACATAAGCTGGAACAGCCTTAGCCAGTTTGTGTCACCCTTGTGGTGCTTGATGTCCTGCCCGAGAAACAGGCCAACGGCTTCCACGGCGGTTGCCCATGAATGCTGGAGCCGGGTCCGAACCTGAAGCTCAACACGCCGCCGCTCGCCCTTTTCGAAGTCCAGCGCAAAGTGGTGGCTCCGGTAGCCGTCGCCTTTCGGCGTGTCGATGTAGGGTGACTGACGTCGGATGTTATGCGGAAACTCGTCCTTGATGGATGCGACCAGCTTCCGAACGCCATCCATGTTGTCGAGGATCGCCCTGCAACCGGCGATGTCCTGTATCTGGTCGAGATGGATAGGTGTGGTGGAGAGCTTTCGGCGGATGGCAGCCATGCGCTTCACGCGGCCAGCGGTTATGCCGTTGCACCTCAGCGTTCGCATCCGGGCGATGACGGACTGGCGTACGCTTCGCATCGGGTAGACATGCGACTCTCGCCAATCGTTGGCGACCGAGAACACCCGGTAGAGTTCGTCCTTCTCCGCCATCGACATGTGTTCAAAGCCGACGATCGGTTGGCCGAGTCGTTTTCCGGCAGGTCGCACTTCGTTGCCGGCGAAGATTGCTGCAGTTTGCATCGTCAGAGTTCGCGTCTCTATTGATGATTGCGCACCATAGCCTCAAGCCGGAGGTTCTGCATCCGTTCTTACGCTCCCTTCACAGAAAATCGCTAGTCACGCCCCAGCCTCCCAACCACAACGCGGTTGCCTTTCCCGCTTATCCGAACTAAAATTTGTCATTCCGGTCTCGGCCCCAAGGGTGACTGGTCTGAACCGGCGACACCCTAGGCGTACCAGTGCCGGACTTTCTCATGATCGTGCAATGAGGCTGGCCGATACGGCTTCATGACATCGTAGTGAAGCACCGCGGGAGCCTCGAACCGCTTCACAACCGATTCATGTAGTGTTGCCTGGGTTACGATGTTCCTGGCTTTCACGCCGGCATAACGGAACACCAAAGAACGACGTTCGTCGTGCTGCGGCCCGGTCGGATCGGGATAAAGATGCATGTAGCGCGGGTCATATTTCAGTCCTGCGCTGACCGCCGCGTCAAGCATCCATCGCAGCGCAATATCCGATAGTCGCGCGTCATTTTCCGGATAGCTGCCGCCGATATCGGAATGGTTCCCGGCGAACCAGTACTGCTCGAACCAGAGGACGCCATTTTCGTCAGGCTCGTTGGAAATGCCTTTGGTTCCCCAGCCGACACGCTGGAAGGTCTTGCGATCCTCGTCGATGGAGATGGCGTGGCGAGCATATTTCACGCGCGGGCTGAGCCGGTTGTCGTAGAAAGTCATCAGCATTTCGGTGTGAGTGAACGTCCGCCACCAGGAATATCCTAGAAGAGTGCCGGGCATCTTGAAGTGCGTCCGCGCATACCAGCCGCCGAAAAATAGGAAGGCGGCGCCTACAAGGATGACCGCCCATGTTAGCCACGACAGGAACCAGATCGACAGCAGATACGCCAGTCCAGCGATCAAAAGAAGTCCGATGATCCCCAGCGCAAAGACAACGATGGGATTGGCAAGCGACGCCACTGTGTCAAAGACTCCGATGAAATACGGCGCCTCGGTCGGCTCATTCTCGTCGCCGCTTCCATATTTCTTGCGGAAGCGCGAAGCCAACAGCCTGCGCTGCTCCAGCAACTCCTTTTCGCGCAGGCTGGCCTTCTCGGGGTGGATCGATGCCGTGTGTTGATAGACGTTCATCACGGCTTCCTTGGCGATCGCCTTCGATGTCTTTTGATCACGGCGAATTGGGCTGCCGTCAGGCATCTGAGCCGGAACGCCGCAAAAGGCCAGCACGCCACCCAAGGATCGAACAGTATAGGCCCCGCGGCTGAATCCGAAGAGGAAGATGCGATCGCC
Above is a genomic segment from Mesorhizobium sp. containing:
- a CDS encoding RelA/SpoT domain-containing protein — its product is MQTAAIFAGNEVRPAGKRLGQPIVGFEHMSMAEKDELYRVFSVANDWRESHVYPMRSVRQSVIARMRTLRCNGITAGRVKRMAAIRRKLSTTPIHLDQIQDIAGCRAILDNMDGVRKLVASIKDEFPHNIRRQSPYIDTPKGDGYRSHHFALDFEKGERRRVELQVRTRLQHSWATAVEAVGLFLGQDIKHHKGDTNWLRLFQLMSGEFARVEGCAGPQGMPSRSDCLKELRELDHVLGAAQLLDNIKILAHYAENYDYDKGQFYVIRYRRVEKTVDVTSFSSESDASTMVSAIERLVETGQDDSRVVMVEVDRMDGLVETYPNYFGDVSLFVQNLKQICLGKDAIEYHMAPQKLVKPKPEEKPDPTSLFRRYTRWNDPSRK
- a CDS encoding DUF2235 domain-containing protein; the protein is MGKNVVIYSDGTGQRSGLFLDENRSNIYKLFRATRCGPDNEVDPAEQLTFYDPGIGTSPIGENFVLRLYRRVYNVVSQATGLGLTSNVIDCYAAIIRMWEPGDRIFLFGFSRGAYTVRSLGGVLAFCGVPAQMPDGSPIRRDQKTSKAIAKEAVMNVYQHTASIHPEKASLREKELLEQRRLLASRFRKKYGSGDENEPTEAPYFIGVFDTVASLANPIVVFALGIIGLLLIAGLAYLLSIWFLSWLTWAVILVGAAFLFFGGWYARTHFKMPGTLLGYSWWRTFTHTEMLMTFYDNRLSPRVKYARHAISIDEDRKTFQRVGWGTKGISNEPDENGVLWFEQYWFAGNHSDIGGSYPENDARLSDIALRWMLDAAVSAGLKYDPRYMHLYPDPTGPQHDERRSLVFRYAGVKARNIVTQATLHESVVKRFEAPAVLHYDVMKPYRPASLHDHEKVRHWYA